Proteins encoded in a region of the Drosophila busckii strain San Diego stock center, stock number 13000-0081.31 chromosome 2L, ASM1175060v1, whole genome shotgun sequence genome:
- the LOC108608050 gene encoding T-box protein H15, translating to MLLSNQPANPKPQQPSQTSSSSSSQPQSFKAKLQQQIATAAAAAAAVAAQAAAAASTNTNIANGHSNSNSNNNHLLHHHHHHHLNHHPHNISFATDFSIAAIMARGGNASSSREPSERSLSPLSVERYSTQDADDDVDVDVVDCSDSETPTAAAVTAATATAAAAAAAAAAAAQQHAHARQALRVAQQQQQRHQQQQQQQQQQQTHANHHATSNNKQRQHHNHQHNNNNNSSNHNNNNNSSKSRGRAAAAAGAGAAGTPSPPPAAGSGGAPSPSAEDERLSPEEPAQLPTPKILGSCNCDDLMPLQCHLETKELWDKFHDLGTEMIITKTGRRMFPTVRVSFSGPLRQIQPPDRYAVLLDIVPLDSRRYRYAYHRSSWLVAGKADPPPPARIYAHPDSPISPEALRKQVVSFEKVKLTNNEMDKSGQVVLNSMHRYQPRIHLVRLSHGQSIPVNPKELQDMDHKTFVFPETVFTAVTAYQNQLITKLKIDSNPFAKGFRDSSRLTDFDRDPMDSFFFDQHMRAAPLRFFPDPLMSQLTPQEADAASLALLEKARQHLQMFGRSPYTEMLLPHLYQRAAPPAPPPPSLGAFQLGMWQQQWPQLTAGFLASANQQAAFAAAAAAAAGANRTPPPPPPTSAGANVPPAPATPTSSCGSASPDLRIKTQLAHYPQRFSPYQLPPQQQQPPPPACSPAPSTRAESP from the exons atgcttttaagcaATCAGCCGGCAAATccaaagccacagcagccgtcgcagacgtcgtcgtcgtcgtcgtcacaGCCGCAAAGCTTCAAAGCgaagctacagcaacaaattgcaacagcagcagccgccgctgcagctgtagctgcccaagcagcagcagcagcatccacaaatacaaatatcgCCAAcggccacagcaacagcaacagcaacaacaatcatttacttcatcatcatcaccaccaCCATCTGAATCATCATCCGCATAATATTTCCTTTGCCACGGATTTCTCAATTGCCGCGATTATGGCGCGCGGCGGAAACGCCTCAAGCAGCCGCGAGCCATCCGAAAGGAGTCTGA GCCCATTGTCTGTGGAGCGCTATTCCACGCAGGATGCGGACGATGATGTTGACGTTGATGTGGTTGACTGCAGTGACTCTGAAACGccaacggcggcggcggtaaCAGCGGCCACAGcgacggcagcggcggcggcagcggcagcagcagcagcagctcagcaacatgcacatgcacGTCAAGCGTTGCGTGttgcacagcaacagcaacagcgacatcagcagcagcagcagcagcagcaacagcaacagacacaTGCGAATCACCACGCAACgtcaaacaacaagcaacgccAACATCACAATCAtcagcataacaacaacaacaacagcagcaatcacaacaacaacaacaacagcagtaaaTCCAGagggcgtgctgctgctgctgctggtgcggGGGCAGCTGGCACGCCCTCGCCGCCCCCAGCTGCTGGCAGTGGCGGCGCACCGAGTCCGTCGGCCGAAGACGAGCGCCTGTCGCCGGAGGAGCCAGCACAG CTGCCTACGCCCAAAATACTCGGCTCGTGCAATTGTGATGATCTCATGCCCCTGCAATGCCATCTGGAGACCAAGGAGCTCTGGGATAAGTTCCATGACCTTGGCACCGAAATGATCATTACCAAAACGGGCAG GCGCATGTTCCCCACTGTGCGTGTAAGTTTCTCCGGTCCTTTGCGTCAGATTCAACCACCAGACCGCTATGCTGTGCTGCTGGACATTGTGCCGCTGGACTCGAGACGTTATCGCTACGCATATCATCGCAGCTCGTGGTTGGTGGCGGGCAAGGCGGATCCGCCGCCGCCGGCTCGCATTTATGCTCATCCCGATAGTCCCATTAGTCCGGAGGCGTTGCGCAAACAAGTCGTCTCCTTCGAGAAGGTGAAGTTGACGAACAACGAAATGGATAAGAGCGGACAG GTTGTGCTAAATTCCATGCATCGCTATCAGCCACGCATTCATTTGGTGCGTTTAAGCCATGGCCAGAGCATACCCGTCAATCCCAAAGAGCTACAGGATATGGATCATAAAACGTTCGTATTCCCAGAGACGGTATTTACGGCCGTGACGGCCTATCAGAATCAATTGATTACTAAATTGAAAATCGATTCGAATCCGTTCGCAAAAGGATTTCGCGATTCGTCTCGTCTCACTGACTTTGATAG GGATCCCATGGATTCGTTCTTTTTCGATCAACACATGCGCGCTGCTCCGCTGCGTTTCTTTCCGGATCCGCTGATGTCGCAACTGACGCCGCAGGAAGCGGACGCTGcgtcgctggcgctgctggagAAGGCGCGTCAGCATTTGCAAATGTTCGGCCGCTCGCCGTACACggaaatgttgctgccacatttgTATCAACGTGCTGCACCGCCAGCACCACCGCCGCCCTCGCTGGGCGCCTTTCAGCTgggcatgtggcagcagcagtggccaCAGCTGACCGCCGGTTTCTTGGCCAGCGCTAATCAGCAAGcggcttttgctgctgcagctgccgccgcagcgGGCGCCAATCGCacgccgccaccaccgccaccCACTAGCGCTGGCGCTAATGTACCGCCTGcacctgccacgcccacatcctCTTGCGGCTCTGCATCGCCCGATTTGCGCATCAAAACGCAGTTGGCGCATTATCCGCAACGCTTCAGTCCCTAtcagctgccgccgcagcagcagcagccaccacccCCCGCCTGCTCGCCGGCGCCCTCAACTCGTGCTGAAAGCCCCTAA